A window from Vigna angularis cultivar LongXiaoDou No.4 chromosome 7, ASM1680809v1, whole genome shotgun sequence encodes these proteins:
- the LOC108345105 gene encoding laccase-4 — translation MAIIMWIRIILLLAACMLPLSVEAMVRHYKFNVVVKNVTRLCSTKPIVTVNGKFPGPTIYAREDDTVLVKVVNHVKYNVSIHWHGVRQLRTGWADGPAYITQCPIQPGQVFVYNFTLTGQRGTLWWHAHILWLRSTLHGALVILPKLGVPYPFPKPNAEKVILLSEWWNSDTEAIIKEALKSGLAPNVSDAHTINGHPGSVQQCASQGGYKLQVHAGNTYLLRIINAALNEELFFKIAGHELTVVEVDAVYTKPLKTNTIVIAPGQTTNVLLKANRATGKYLVAATPFMDSPIAVDNVTATATLHYAGSLSSTITTLTSLPPKNATPVATTFTDSLRSLNSKTYPARVPIKVDHSLFFTVSLGVNPCPTCVNGSRVVAAINNVTFVMPKVSLLQAHFFNISGVFTDDFPRKPTVVYDFTGTQQPANLRTNRGTRVYRLPYNSTVQLVLQDTGMITPENHPIHLHGFNFFVVGRGQGNFNPKRDTKKFNLVDPVERNTVGVPSGGWTAIRFRADNPGVWFMHCHLEIHTTWGLKMAFVVDNGEGPNESLLPPPSDLPKC, via the exons ATGGCCATCATCATGTGGATCAGAATCATTCTTCTGTTAGCGGCTTGCATGCTTCCTCTTTCAGTGGAAGCCATGGTTCGCCACTACAAGTTCAAC GTGGTGGTGAAGAATGTCACAAGATTGTGTTCAACCAAGCCAATAGTAACAGTAAATGGGAAGTTTCCAGGGCCCACTATCTATGCTAGGGAAGATGATACTGTTTTGGTGAAGGTGGTTAACCATGTGAAGTACAATGTTAGCATCCACTG GCATGGGGTGAGACAATTGAGGACGGGCTGGGCCGATGGGCCTGCATACATAACCCAATGCCCAATTCAACCGGGTCAGGTGTTTGTGTACAACTTCACCCTCACAGGGCAGAGAGGGACACTTTGGTGGCATGCACATATCCTGTGGCTTAGGTCAACTTTGCATGGTGCATTGGTCATTTTGCCCAAGCTTGGAGTTCCTTACCCTTTTCCCAAACCCAATGCAGAGAAAGTTATCCTATTGA GTGAATGGTGGAATTCAGATACAGAGGCCATAATAAAGGAAGCATTGAAATCTGGGTTGGCCCCAAATGTGTCTGATGCTCACACCATTAATGGTCATCCAGGATCTGTTCAACAGTGTGCCTCTCAAG GAGGGTACAAACTTCAAGTTCATGCTGGAAACACCTACTTGCTAAGAATAATCAACGCTGCACTGAATGAAGAGTTGTTCTTTAAAATTGCAGGTCACGAACTCACTGTTGTTGAGGTTGATGCTGTCTACACAAAACCTTTGAAAACCAACACCATAGTTATTGCACCTGGTCAAACCACAAATGTGCTTCTGAAAGCCAACCGTGCCACAGGCAAATACTTAGTAGCAGCCACTCCCTTCATGGACTCTCCTATTGCAGTGGACAATGTGACTGCCACTGCAACATTGCACTACGCAGGCTCACTCAGTTCCACCATCACAACCCTCACTTCCTTACCTCCCAAAAATGCCACCCCAGTTGCTACCACCTTCACTGACTCACTCAGAAGCCTAAACTCCAAAACCTACCCTGCTAGAGTCCCTATAAAGGTTGACCATTCCCTGTTCTTCACTGTCAGCCTTGGAGTCAACCCTTGTCCCACTTGTGTCAACGGTAGTAGGGTGGTTGCAGCCATCAACAATGTCACCTTTGTGATGCCAAAAGTCTCTCTCCTCCAAGCACATTTCTTCAACATAAGTGGAGTTTTCACTGATGATTTTCCCAGAAAGCCTACAGTGGTTTATGACTTCACAGGAACACAACAACCTGCAAATTTGAGGACCAACAGAGGGACAAGGGTCTACAGACTTCCCTACAACTCCACTGTTCAGTTAGTGTTGCAAGATACTGGAATGATTACGCCTGAGAACCATCCTATTCATCTCCATGGATTCAACTTCTTCGTGGTTGGTAGAGGACAAGGGAATTTCAACCCCAAAAGGGACACCAAAAAGTTTAATCTTGTTGATCCTGTGGAGAGAAACACAGTTGGTGTTCCATCTGGGGGGTGGACTGCTATTAGATTCAGGGCTGATAATCCAG GTGTCTGGTTTATGCACTGCCATTTGGAAATTCACACTACATGGGGACTAAAGATGGCATTTGTGGTGGACAATGGTGAAGGACCAAATGAGTCATTGCTACCACCTCCAAGTGATCTTCCCAAATGTTGA